A window of Streptomyces sp. DG1A-41 contains these coding sequences:
- a CDS encoding response regulator transcription factor, producing MSVLLEQPASLVAYRPNKPTAMVVVADPRVRSTVTRHLWALGVRDVIEASSVAEARPRIGNPRDICVAEVHLPDGSGLTLLSETRAAGWPNGLALSAADDIGAVRNALAGGVKGYVVTGTRTNVGLPTRPGAAPIGAAAARLHRRPPGAPSHPGGYRELSGREVEVLRLVAEGQSNKAIGVSMGLSALTVKSHLARIARKLGTGDRAGMVAVALRTGIIH from the coding sequence GTGTCCGTTCTCCTCGAGCAGCCCGCAAGCCTGGTCGCCTACCGCCCGAACAAGCCGACCGCCATGGTGGTCGTGGCCGACCCGCGTGTCCGCTCCACCGTCACCCGCCACCTGTGGGCGCTCGGTGTGCGCGATGTCATCGAGGCCTCGTCCGTCGCGGAGGCTCGTCCCCGCATCGGCAACCCCCGCGACATCTGCGTCGCAGAAGTCCACCTGCCGGACGGCTCCGGCCTCACCCTGCTGTCGGAGACCCGCGCCGCGGGCTGGCCCAATGGGCTCGCCCTCTCCGCCGCCGACGACATCGGCGCCGTGCGCAACGCGCTCGCCGGCGGTGTGAAGGGCTACGTCGTCACCGGCACCCGCACCAACGTCGGGCTCCCCACCCGACCGGGCGCCGCCCCCATCGGCGCCGCCGCCGCACGCCTGCACCGCCGCCCCCCGGGTGCTCCGAGCCACCCGGGCGGCTACCGCGAACTGTCCGGCCGAGAGGTCGAGGTGCTGCGCCTGGTCGCCGAGGGCCAGTCGAACAAGGCGATCGGCGTCTCGATGGGCCTGTCCGCCCTGACCGTCAAGAGCCACCTCGCCCGCATCGCCCGCAAGCTCGGCACGGGCGACCGCGCCGGGATGGTCGCGGTGGCGCTGCGGACCGGAATCATCCACTGA
- the hemE gene encoding uroporphyrinogen decarboxylase, whose translation MSANDAPRAQQPSAPYDSAFLKACRREPVPHTPVWFMRQAGRSLPEYRKVREGIPMLESCMRPELVTEITLQPVRRHGVDAAIYFSDIVVPLKAIGVDLDIKPGVGPVVERPIRTRADLAQLRDLTPEDVSYVTEAIGLLTRELGATPLIGFAGAPFTLASYLVEGGPSRTYENAKAMMYGDPELWADLLDRLADITAAFLKVQIEAGASAVQLFDSWAGALAPTDYRRSVLPASAKVFEAVAGYGVPRIHFGVGTGELLRLMGEAGADVVGVDWRVPLDEAARRVGPGKALQGNLDPTVLFASTEAVEAKTREVLDSAVGLEGHVFNLGHGVMPSTDPDALTRLVEYVHTRSAR comes from the coding sequence GTGAGTGCCAACGACGCCCCCCGGGCCCAGCAGCCGTCCGCCCCGTACGACTCGGCCTTCCTCAAGGCCTGCCGACGCGAGCCCGTGCCGCACACGCCGGTGTGGTTCATGCGGCAGGCCGGACGCTCACTGCCGGAGTACCGCAAGGTGCGCGAGGGCATTCCGATGCTCGAGTCCTGCATGCGGCCCGAACTGGTCACCGAGATCACGCTCCAGCCGGTGCGCCGGCACGGCGTCGACGCGGCGATCTACTTCAGCGACATCGTCGTCCCGCTCAAGGCCATCGGCGTCGACCTCGACATCAAGCCCGGCGTCGGCCCGGTCGTCGAGCGCCCGATCCGCACCCGCGCGGACCTCGCCCAGCTGCGCGACCTGACCCCCGAGGACGTCTCCTACGTCACCGAGGCCATCGGCCTGCTCACCCGCGAACTCGGCGCCACGCCCCTGATCGGCTTCGCCGGCGCCCCCTTCACGCTCGCCAGCTACCTCGTCGAGGGCGGCCCGTCCCGCACGTACGAGAACGCCAAGGCGATGATGTACGGCGACCCCGAGCTGTGGGCCGACCTCCTCGACCGCCTCGCCGACATCACGGCCGCCTTCCTGAAGGTGCAGATCGAGGCGGGCGCCTCGGCGGTCCAGCTGTTCGACTCCTGGGCCGGCGCCCTCGCCCCCACCGACTACCGGCGCTCGGTGCTGCCGGCGTCGGCGAAGGTCTTCGAGGCCGTGGCCGGTTACGGCGTCCCGCGCATCCACTTCGGCGTCGGCACAGGTGAGCTGCTGCGGCTCATGGGCGAGGCCGGGGCGGACGTCGTCGGCGTCGACTGGCGCGTCCCGCTGGACGAGGCCGCCCGCCGCGTCGGCCCCGGCAAGGCACTCCAGGGCAACCTCGACCCGACCGTGCTGTTCGCCTCGACGGAGGCAGTCGAGGCGAAGACCCGTGAGGTCCTGGACTCGGCGGTGGGTCTGGAGGGGCACGTCTTCAACCTCGGCCACGGCGTCATGCCGTCGACCGACCCGGACGCGCTGACGCGGCTGGTGGAGTACGTGCACACGCGGAGCGCGCGCTGA
- a CDS encoding rhomboid family intramembrane serine protease, which translates to MVIPVHDVNPARRTPWVTYALLAAGIVVFLLTPGMAGSVVGESSLAQLCHLQAFLDQYAAVPRELIHHQMPRLVPTGDIGVGPRGPGCVVGPPPYDKSPELSVLTAMFLHGSWLHLLGNMLFLWIFGNNIEDRMGHIRFLLFYVICGYAASYGFAVLNNASADPLIGASGAIAGVLGAYLVLYPRARVWVLVPFLIFLPLRLPAWTVLGLWFVLQAVYSSGEGVSDAGTVAYAAHIVGFLAGMLIAWPLRPGTPPPPEPRGILFGRRARPGW; encoded by the coding sequence GTGGTCATCCCCGTTCATGACGTGAACCCCGCGCGGCGCACCCCCTGGGTGACGTACGCCCTGCTCGCCGCCGGCATCGTCGTGTTCCTGCTCACTCCCGGCATGGCCGGTTCCGTGGTGGGCGAGAGCAGCCTGGCCCAGCTGTGTCACCTCCAGGCGTTCCTCGACCAGTACGCGGCGGTGCCACGGGAACTGATCCACCATCAGATGCCCCGCCTGGTGCCCACGGGTGACATCGGCGTGGGCCCGCGGGGACCCGGCTGCGTGGTCGGCCCGCCGCCCTACGACAAGTCGCCGGAACTGAGCGTCCTGACGGCGATGTTCCTGCACGGCAGCTGGCTGCACCTGCTGGGCAACATGCTGTTCCTGTGGATCTTCGGCAACAACATCGAGGACCGGATGGGCCACATCCGCTTCCTGCTCTTCTACGTGATCTGCGGCTACGCGGCGTCGTACGGCTTCGCGGTCCTGAACAACGCGTCGGCCGACCCGCTGATCGGCGCGTCCGGAGCGATCGCCGGGGTGCTGGGTGCCTATCTCGTGCTGTATCCGAGGGCCCGGGTCTGGGTCCTCGTGCCGTTCCTGATCTTCCTGCCGCTGCGGCTGCCCGCCTGGACCGTGCTGGGCCTGTGGTTCGTGCTCCAGGCGGTGTACTCCTCCGGCGAGGGCGTCTCCGACGCCGGCACGGTGGCGTACGCGGCGCACATCGTCGGCTTCCTCGCCGGCATGCTGATCGCCTGGCCGCTGCGCCCCGGCACACCACCGCCGCCGGAGCCGCGCGGCATCCTCTTCGGCAGGCGGGCGCGGCCCGGCTGGTAG
- a CDS encoding FAD-dependent oxidoreductase, which translates to MSMSRMRRERLVVIGGDAAGMSAASQARRLKGPDELEIMAFERGHFTSYSACGIPYWVGGDVPDRDRLIARTPEEHRARDIDLRLRTEVTELDPDRQRVRARDLESGAESWTSYDKLVIATGARPIRPDIPGMNAPGVHGVQTLDDGQALLDTLARTRGRRAVVVGAGDIGVEMAEALINRGYEVTVVNRGSEPMSTLDPDMGRLVHEAMEGLDITMVNDAEVTKILTGDDGRVRAVATQDRDFPADVVVLGIGVRPETTLAKAAGLPLGTHDGLLTDRSMRVRGHENIWAGGDCVEVLDLVSGQERHIALGTHANKHGQVIGTNAGGGYATFPGVVGTAVSKVCDLEIARTGLREKDAHRVGLRFEAVTIESTSRAGYYPDASPMTVKMLAEHRTGRLLGVQIVGREGAGKRVDIAAVALTAGMTAEQMTTLDLGYAPPFSPVWDPVLVAARKAAAKVRGSL; encoded by the coding sequence ATGAGCATGAGCCGTATGCGCAGGGAGCGACTGGTCGTGATCGGCGGCGACGCCGCGGGGATGTCCGCGGCGTCGCAGGCGCGCCGTCTGAAGGGTCCCGACGAGCTGGAGATCATGGCGTTCGAACGCGGCCACTTCACGTCGTACTCGGCGTGCGGCATCCCGTACTGGGTGGGCGGCGACGTCCCGGACCGGGACCGGCTCATCGCCCGCACCCCCGAGGAGCACCGCGCGCGGGACATCGATCTGCGGCTGCGCACCGAGGTCACGGAGCTCGACCCCGACCGGCAGCGCGTACGCGCGCGTGACCTCGAATCCGGCGCCGAGTCCTGGACGTCGTACGACAAACTCGTGATCGCGACGGGCGCCCGGCCGATCCGGCCGGACATTCCCGGCATGAACGCCCCCGGGGTGCACGGCGTGCAGACGCTGGACGACGGCCAGGCGCTGCTCGACACGCTGGCACGCACGCGTGGCCGCCGCGCGGTGGTCGTCGGGGCCGGCGACATCGGCGTGGAGATGGCCGAGGCGCTCATCAACCGCGGCTACGAGGTGACGGTCGTCAACCGCGGCAGCGAGCCCATGTCGACCCTCGACCCCGACATGGGCCGCCTGGTGCACGAGGCCATGGAGGGCCTGGACATCACGATGGTGAACGACGCCGAGGTCACCAAGATCCTCACGGGCGACGACGGCCGGGTGCGCGCGGTGGCCACCCAGGACCGCGACTTCCCGGCCGACGTCGTCGTGCTCGGCATCGGCGTCCGCCCCGAGACGACGCTCGCGAAGGCGGCCGGCCTCCCCCTCGGTACCCACGACGGCCTCCTCACCGACCGCTCGATGCGGGTGCGCGGGCACGAGAACATCTGGGCGGGCGGTGACTGCGTCGAGGTCCTCGACCTGGTCTCCGGCCAGGAACGGCACATCGCGCTCGGCACCCACGCCAACAAGCACGGCCAGGTCATCGGCACCAACGCAGGCGGCGGCTACGCCACGTTCCCCGGCGTGGTCGGCACGGCGGTCAGCAAGGTCTGCGACCTGGAGATCGCGCGCACGGGACTGCGCGAGAAGGACGCCCACCGCGTGGGCCTGCGCTTCGAGGCGGTCACCATCGAGTCGACCAGCCGCGCGGGCTACTACCCGGACGCCTCCCCCATGACGGTCAAGATGCTCGCCGAACACCGCACGGGCCGCCTCCTCGGCGTCCAGATCGTCGGCCGCGAGGGCGCGGGCAAGCGAGTCGACATCGCGGCGGTCGCCCTCACGGCCGGCATGACGGCGGAACAGATGACGACCCTGGACCTCGGCTACGCCCCACCGTTCTCCCCCGTCTGGGACCCGGTTCTGGTGGCGGCCCGCAAGGCGGCGGCGAAGGTCCGCGGTTCTTTGTAA
- a CDS encoding DUF3000 domain-containing protein: MAAAQGRLSDGAGGMDEAKDTEKDRREADTAPPPFRAAVDALTAARLRPQIEVEPTPPPKRLAPYTYALEAAVVDGDQDLADGRLVLLHDPAGHEAWQGTFRLVTLVRAELEPEMAADPLLPEVCWSWLTGALQTRGLTYGEPSGTVTRASSHYFGGLSARPAASQIEIRASWTPREGLGGTPDTAAHLASWCDLLAQIAGLPPAGPGDASVVTLPQRRGPQSR; encoded by the coding sequence ATGGCTGCGGCTCAGGGACGACTGTCGGACGGCGCTGGCGGAATGGACGAAGCGAAGGACACCGAGAAAGACCGGCGGGAGGCGGACACCGCCCCGCCGCCCTTCCGGGCCGCCGTCGACGCGCTCACGGCGGCGCGGCTGCGGCCCCAGATCGAGGTCGAGCCGACGCCCCCGCCCAAGCGGCTCGCTCCCTACACCTACGCGCTGGAGGCCGCGGTCGTCGACGGCGACCAGGACCTGGCCGACGGCCGGCTGGTGCTGCTGCACGACCCGGCGGGACACGAGGCCTGGCAGGGCACGTTCCGGCTGGTGACGCTGGTGCGCGCGGAGCTGGAGCCGGAGATGGCCGCGGACCCGCTGCTGCCGGAGGTGTGCTGGTCCTGGCTGACCGGCGCGCTCCAGACGCGGGGGCTGACGTACGGGGAGCCGAGCGGCACCGTCACACGGGCGAGCTCGCACTACTTCGGCGGTCTGTCCGCGCGCCCGGCCGCCTCGCAGATCGAGATCCGTGCCTCGTGGACGCCGCGCGAGGGCCTGGGCGGGACCCCGGACACGGCCGCGCACCTGGCGTCCTGGTGCGATCTGCTCGCCCAGATCGCGGGGCTGCCGCCGGCCGGGCCGGGGGACGCGTCGGTGGTGACGCTGCCCCAGCGGCGGGGACCGCAGTCCCGCTGA